In a genomic window of Thalassophryne amazonica chromosome 12, fThaAma1.1, whole genome shotgun sequence:
- the cavin4a gene encoding caveolae-associated protein 4a — MDQQKHRTTGVQEKLEIIGVEDEAGKPISALTILSLLERVADIIDSVQSSQQRMEERQVELENNIKTIQGDVLKLAKDHHNTNGTVEKLLQKTRKVSANVKEVRTRVEKQNVRVKKVETTQDELLTRNKFRVVIYQGETEVPSVAVTKSPKGPGLEGLEIEPDLYDDPADLSSDEEYLSVEETESSRAARLKKSVVKSTETLKAAFTKENMNKTKDNLGTKFHNIGEKVMPPERREKMHQAGERLKQSGERLKENIAKKAPSKETFRIKLKKERAVAEGKEGGEASGEGGGDGAVTPTKDRKSPGVTYTEVVTEAKRESPLEKAGAVQIEVGDDDYNRK; from the exons ATGGATCAACAAAAGCATCGCACAACTGGTGTCCAGGAGAAGCTGGAGATCATCGGGGTGGAGGATGAGGCCGGGAAACCCATCAGTGCTTTGACCATCCTGTCACTGCTGGAACGCGTGGCCGACATCATCGACAGCGTCCAGTCCAGCCAACAGCGTATGGAGGAGCGCCAAGTGGAGCTGGAGAACAATATCAAGACCATCCAGGGTGACGTTTTGAAGCTTGCCAAGGACCACCACAACACCAATGGTACGGTGGAGAAGCTGCTCCAGAAGACCCGCAAGGTCAGTGCCAACGTCAAGGAGGTCCGGACGCGCGTCGAGAAACAAAATGTACGAGTAAAGAAAGTGGAGACCACACAGGATGAACTTCTCACCCGCAACAAGTTCCGAGTTGTCATCTATCAG GGGGAGACAGAGGTCCCATCAGTCGCCGTCACCAAATCTCCCAAAGGTCCCGGCCTGGAAGGCCTGGAGATCGAGCCTGACTTGTACGATGATCCTGCTGACCTCTCCTCCGATGAAGAGTACCTGAGCGTGGAGGAGACTGAGTCATCACGAGCTGCTCGCCTTAAGAAGTCTGTAGTAAAGAGTACCGAGACCCTGAAGGCCGCCTTCACCAAGGAGAACATGAACAAAACCAAGGACAACCTGGGTACCAAGTTCCACAACATTGGTGAGAAGGTGATGCCACCTGAGAGAAGGGAGAAGATGCACCAAGCTGGTGAGCGACTTAAACAATCTGGTGAGCGGCTGAAGGAAAACATTGCCAAGAAAGCACCAAGCAAAGAGACCTTCCGCATCAAGCTGAAAAAGGAGAGAGCTGTCGCCGAGGGCAAGGAAGGGGGCGAAGCCAGCGGCGAAGgtggtggtgatggggctgtgacACCAACCAAAGACAGGAAGAGCCCAGGCGTCACCTACACCGAGGTTGTCACGGAAGCCAAGAGGGAGAGCCCCCTGGAGAAGGCCGGTGCCGTGCAGATAGAAGTCGGAGATGATGATTATAACCGGAAGTAG